The sequence CGACAACGACTCCCTTGTTGGTGGTAACGGTAATGATACCCTATTGGGTGATGCCGGCGATGATGTATTGCAAGGTGGTGCCGGCCAAGATAGTCTAGTCGGTGGTGATGGTAACGACACCATACAAGGTGGTAATGCCATAGACACTCTAATGGGAGAAGCTGGTGACGACTCCCTCATCGGTGGCAATGGTTTTGACAGCCTGGATGGTGGTGCCGATAACGATACCCTTGACGGTGGTGCTGGTCAGGATACCCTATTGGGTGATGCCGGAATGGACAGCCTATCTGGTGGTGATGGTGCTGACTCACTGGACGGAGGAGCCGACAATGACACCCTCGACGGTGGCAACGGCAATGATAATCTAAATGGTGGAGCCGACCAAGACTCCCTTGTCGGTGGTGCCGGTAATGACTACCTCCTCGGTGGAACTGAAGATGATACCCTTGAGGGTGGTAACGACAATGACACCCTTATTGGTGGTGAAGCAGCAGCAGCAGGCGATGGTATAACTGACATCCTTACTGGTGGCGGTGGTTTGGATATCTTTATGCTTCAAACTACCGCTAACGATGCTTGGGCCGATACCATTACCGATTTCACCGTAGGAACAGACCAATTTGGGTTAAATGGGTTGCTGTTTACTGATTTAACGTTTGCTCAGGCTGGTATGAATACCACGATCACGACCGGTGGTTTTATCATTGCCACTGTCGAAAATGCAACGGTAGATCAAATCGACTTTATCGGCAACTTTACTGAGATAACTGTCTAGACTAGCTGCCCATAATAACTAATTTTTGAATTAGTATTTAATCCCCCTGTTACTCTCTAGTATTGGGGGATTTTTTTATATCTTATTGTTGGCTTTTGATAATAAGCGCAAGCCAGAGGGCGCAAGCATTGCGCCCCTACCGGCGGACAAATGGGACGCGGGGGCCATTTGTCCGCCCAAATCCCTCTTATCATTGACGATTAAAAAAACAAATCTAAATATAATTGTTGTGATTGTTGCTCAATTTGTAGATAATCTGGGTCATTTTGCCAAAAGCTAGGATTATTAATAATATATTTTCTAATCACTGCCAAAGACGTTTCATCTCGAACAATAGATTCATAAAAATTTCGTTGCCAGATCGGAATATTTGTGTTTAGCCGAAGCAAATTAATTCGTTTAGTAACAGCCGATTTAAACCCCGCAACAAATGACGACAAAGAATTTGGTTTTTGCCGTAGGGGCGCATTGCGTGCGCCCAAATCCCTCTTATTGTCCTGATTTGCGCCCACAATACCCCTATTTTGATAATCTGCGCCTAAATCCCCCTTATTTTCATTGCCAGAACAATCATT is a genomic window of Crocosphaera sp. UHCC 0190 containing:
- a CDS encoding transposase, encoding MTFDPEKHHRRSIRIRNYDYSQPGAYFVTICTYQKQCWCGEIKNGQMCLNQLGKIVADEWLKTAIIRPNFQLDEWVIMPNHLHGIVIINDCSGNENKGDLGADYQNRGIVGANQDNKRDLGARNAPLRQKPNSLSSFVAGFKSAVTKRINLLRLNTNIPIWQRNFYESIVRDETSLAVIRKYIINNPSFWQNDPDYLQIEQQSQQLYLDLFF
- a CDS encoding calcium-binding protein, producing MADFIGTNEADTIVGSVANDLIDGLGGDDLLNGISGNDTVKGGQGNDTADGGDGDDTVRGGAGDDSLQGNVGDDSVIGGDGNDTIFGFTGNDVLKGGTGQDSIDGGDGDDSINGGNAMDTLLGGAGNDTIQGGNGADSVDGGDGDDSLQGGTGQDTITGGAGLDTIRGGNGADSLDGGADNDSLVGGNGNDTLLGDAGDDVLQGGAGQDSLVGGDGNDTIQGGNAIDTLMGEAGDDSLIGGNGFDSLDGGADNDTLDGGAGQDTLLGDAGMDSLSGGDGADSLDGGADNDTLDGGNGNDNLNGGADQDSLVGGAGNDYLLGGTEDDTLEGGNDNDTLIGGEAAAAGDGITDILTGGGGLDIFMLQTTANDAWADTITDFTVGTDQFGLNGLLFTDLTFAQAGMNTTITTGGFIIATVENATVDQIDFIGNFTEITV